The following coding sequences are from one Sphingomonadaceae bacterium OTU29LAMAA1 window:
- a CDS encoding TMEM175 family protein codes for MMTHKGSYDRMVLFSDAIFGVLITVLVLELRPPLSASLASLIDLWPTAVSYALSYLFVATVWINHHNLLRHTQTVTRLLIWENFAHLFSTSLLPFTTAWMAQSRMAAWPTMLYSAAFVLVNATYLLLQRRILRDIAVQVVTRRERAKIERLSQLTLCLFILATAVSAASPLMGIAIIIGCMAFYLLRDDAVTRIPEATLS; via the coding sequence ATGATGACTCATAAAGGCTCCTATGATCGGATGGTGCTGTTCTCCGACGCGATCTTTGGGGTCCTGATCACCGTTTTAGTTCTTGAGCTCAGACCACCCCTTAGCGCGTCTTTGGCCAGCCTAATCGATCTTTGGCCAACCGCCGTCAGCTACGCGCTGAGTTATCTCTTTGTCGCGACGGTCTGGATCAATCATCACAATCTATTGCGTCACACCCAAACAGTGACGCGCCTCCTCATTTGGGAGAACTTCGCGCATCTATTCTCGACGTCACTCCTGCCTTTCACTACCGCCTGGATGGCGCAGTCACGGATGGCGGCTTGGCCAACCATGCTCTATTCGGCGGCCTTCGTTCTTGTTAACGCAACGTATCTGCTCCTTCAACGCCGCATACTTCGCGATATCGCAGTCCAAGTTGTGACCCGGAGGGAACGAGCGAAGATCGAGCGACTGTCGCAGTTAACCCTGTGCTTGTTCATCCTTGCTACTGCGGTGTCAGCGGCTAGCCCCCTGATGGGCATTGCGATAATCATCGGTTGCATGGCGTTTTATCTGCTGAGAGACGACGCGGTCACGAGGATACCCGAAGCCACCCTCTCGTAA